Proteins from one bacterium genomic window:
- a CDS encoding Na/Pi symporter, with the protein MILHKAADPMGQDVSGDRQVVVAGRAADQPLVVQVTNAKGEPLSGVKVLFDVAGGQAARLDSAQAITDVQGYARCRATSNTGPQPVYINAWLAAGPEQRVTFTLHSFLPHWWLFALLGSLGGVALFLFGLRFSSRGLQKAAGVKLKQMLWSLTDNSLMGMGVGALVTVIIQSSTATTVMLVSLTNAGLIGLRQVLGVILGADIGTTVTVQLIAFKLSDYSLILVALGFLLMTIAGKKAWRYYPQIMFGAGLIFFGLKLTSEAIAPLKVLPWFTQMFLHLDGNPLLGVLIGTAFTLLVHSSAATIGILLTLAFQGLIPLPAAIPVIIGANIGTCGSALVAAWGQTKEAVLVAWGHTIFKVGAGLLALILINPFTALVVRMGGETARQIANAHTLFNLAAALIFLPFLVPYEKLLRRIVPDQLDRQKAFGPKYLDERVLETPSLAIGQVSQEILRMADIVKGMLGRSMEALEKNDSLLQQQLVDEDDKVDLLEEAITPYVAKIAQQELSGDQSNRGIKLLYVVNDLEHIGDVISKNIWVHVR; encoded by the coding sequence ATGATCCTGCACAAGGCCGCCGATCCCATGGGACAGGATGTCTCCGGCGACCGGCAGGTGGTGGTGGCCGGGAGGGCGGCCGACCAGCCTTTGGTGGTCCAGGTCACCAATGCCAAAGGGGAACCGCTGTCCGGGGTCAAAGTTCTGTTCGATGTGGCCGGGGGCCAGGCGGCCCGGCTGGACAGCGCCCAGGCCATTACCGATGTCCAGGGATATGCCCGGTGCCGGGCGACCTCCAATACCGGACCCCAGCCGGTCTACATCAACGCCTGGCTGGCCGCCGGTCCGGAGCAGAGGGTGACCTTTACTTTGCACTCTTTTCTGCCCCACTGGTGGCTGTTTGCCCTGCTTGGTTCTTTGGGTGGAGTGGCCCTGTTCCTGTTCGGCCTGCGCTTCAGTTCCCGGGGCCTGCAGAAGGCGGCCGGGGTCAAATTAAAGCAGATGCTGTGGAGCCTGACCGATAACAGCCTGATGGGGATGGGGGTGGGGGCCCTGGTGACGGTGATCATCCAGTCGTCCACCGCCACCACCGTGATGCTGGTCTCGCTGACCAACGCCGGGCTGATCGGCCTGCGCCAGGTGCTGGGGGTGATCCTGGGGGCCGACATCGGCACCACCGTCACCGTCCAACTGATAGCCTTCAAGCTTTCGGACTATTCCCTGATCCTGGTGGCGTTGGGGTTTTTGCTGATGACCATCGCCGGCAAAAAGGCCTGGCGCTATTACCCCCAGATAATGTTCGGGGCCGGGCTGATATTCTTCGGGCTGAAGCTGACCTCCGAGGCCATCGCCCCGCTGAAAGTTTTGCCCTGGTTCACCCAGATGTTCCTGCACCTGGACGGAAACCCGCTGCTGGGGGTGCTGATAGGCACGGCCTTCACCCTGCTGGTCCACTCCAGCGCCGCCACCATCGGAATACTCTTGACCCTGGCCTTTCAGGGCCTGATCCCGCTTCCGGCCGCCATCCCGGTGATCATCGGGGCCAACATCGGCACCTGCGGCAGCGCCCTGGTCGCCGCCTGGGGCCAGACCAAGGAGGCGGTGCTGGTGGCCTGGGGCCACACCATCTTCAAGGTGGGGGCCGGGCTGCTGGCCCTGATCCTGATAAACCCCTTCACCGCCCTGGTGGTCCGGATGGGGGGGGAGACGGCCCGGCAGATCGCCAACGCCCACACCCTGTTCAACCTGGCGGCGGCTTTGATCTTTCTGCCCTTCCTGGTTCCTTACGAAAAACTTCTGCGGCGGATCGTCCCCGATCAGCTGGACCGCCAAAAAGCCTTCGGGCCGAAGTACCTGGATGAAAGGGTGCTGGAAACCCCGTCCCTGGCCATCGGACAGGTCTCCCAGGAGATATTACGAATGGCCGACATAGTCAAGGGAATGCTGGGCCGTTCCATGGAAGCCCTGGAGAAGAACGACAGCCTGCTGCAGCAGCAGCTGGTTGACGAAGACGACAAGGTGGACCTGCTGGAGGAGGCCATCACGCCTTATGTGGCCAAGATCGCCCAGCAGGAGCTTTCGGGAGACCAGTCGAATAGGGGGATCAAACTCTTATATGTGGTCAACGACCTGGAACACATCGGGGATGTGATCAGCAAGAACATCTGGGTCCATGTCCGGTAA
- a CDS encoding SPOR domain-containing protein: protein MKHKILLAAALPLLFAGCFGNKQEVQKPLAEPVAEAPAKTPFPEQPAAQAPAPQSEAPVPQDNSGMTIPSGSKGPVNQVYGWRVQLFVSGSIENARRVAEEARWKFKDQQIYIAEALPYYKVQAGNCLTRQDADNLKVRAKALGYQGSFVVEMDLTR from the coding sequence ATGAAGCACAAGATCCTTTTGGCTGCGGCCCTGCCCCTGCTTTTCGCGGGATGTTTCGGCAACAAGCAGGAAGTTCAAAAGCCCCTGGCCGAGCCGGTGGCCGAGGCCCCGGCCAAAACGCCGTTCCCGGAACAGCCGGCCGCCCAGGCCCCGGCGCCCCAGTCTGAAGCCCCGGTTCCGCAGGATAACTCCGGGATGACAATACCTTCCGGCAGCAAGGGCCCGGTGAACCAGGTATACGGATGGCGGGTCCAGTTGTTCGTCTCCGGCTCCATCGAGAACGCCCGCCGGGTGGCCGAGGAAGCCCGCTGGAAGTTCAAGGACCAGCAGATCTACATCGCCGAAGCCCTGCCCTATTACAAGGTGCAGGCCGGAAACTGCCTGACCCGCCAGGATGCCGACAATCTTAAGGTCCGGGCCAAGGCCTTGGGCTACCAGGGATCGTTCGTAGTGGAGATGGACCTGACCCGCTGA